In Candidatus Eisenbacteria bacterium, the following proteins share a genomic window:
- a CDS encoding 2-keto-4-methylthiobutyrate aminotransferase: MNARHPAVRGARPPVRYPDRVVWMDGRLLGGAEAAISIFDRGARDGEGLFETVRVSNRHPVRWTTHLERLVLSAAELGFPVPASPSELRTALAATLEANALTDAVARVTVTRGVPGSRPTRSGAWIEVEPLAARLWNAPSGVTAMVSRVAFTPGALGRHKTTSRLAYALAREEARAVGADEALLASAQGELLEGTVTNVFVVIGDACVTPPLASDILPGTTRAWALRAAAESGLAVAERTIAVRELATADELFLTNAIQGVVSVARLEGRAIPGRAVAARLAALHAQLIETDARARD; encoded by the coding sequence GTGAACGCGCGGCATCCGGCCGTGCGCGGCGCGCGGCCGCCGGTGCGCTATCCCGATCGCGTGGTGTGGATGGACGGGCGGCTGCTGGGTGGCGCCGAGGCCGCGATTTCGATTTTCGATCGCGGTGCGCGCGATGGTGAGGGGCTGTTCGAAACCGTGAGAGTTTCGAACCGTCATCCGGTGCGATGGACCACGCATCTCGAGCGGCTGGTGCTGTCGGCTGCCGAACTGGGCTTTCCAGTCCCGGCTTCGCCTTCCGAGCTGCGCACTGCGCTGGCGGCCACGCTGGAGGCGAACGCGTTGACGGACGCGGTCGCGCGCGTGACGGTGACCCGCGGTGTGCCGGGCTCGCGCCCGACCCGCAGCGGCGCATGGATCGAGGTCGAGCCGCTGGCGGCGCGGCTGTGGAACGCCCCGAGCGGCGTGACCGCGATGGTCTCGCGGGTGGCGTTCACTCCCGGAGCGCTGGGCCGCCACAAGACCACGAGCCGACTGGCCTACGCGCTGGCCCGCGAGGAAGCGCGCGCGGTGGGCGCCGACGAGGCGCTGCTCGCGAGTGCTCAGGGAGAGCTGCTCGAGGGCACGGTGACGAATGTGTTCGTGGTGATCGGAGACGCGTGCGTGACGCCGCCGCTCGCGAGCGACATCCTGCCGGGAACCACCCGTGCCTGGGCGCTGCGCGCCGCCGCGGAATCCGGACTCGCGGTCGCAGAACGCACGATCGCGGTGCGAGAGCTGGCCACGGCCGATGAGTTGTTCCTGACCAACGCGATCCAGGGGGTCGTGAGTGTCGCGCGCCTCGAAGGCCGCGCGATCCCCGGCCGCGCCGTCGCCGCCCGCCTTGCGGCGCTTCATGCGCAGCTGATCGAAACCGACGCGCGGGCCCGCGACTGA